The Lysobacter helvus nucleotide sequence TGTACGCGTTCCTGCTCGACCAGCTGGGCGTGGCCGAGGCGCCCGCCCAACACGCCGCCGCCACGAAATGACACACTGCGCGTCATGAAACCGATCCGACTCGCTTCCCTGCTGCTCCTCGTGTTGCCGCTCGCTGCGTGCGGCAACAAGGGGCCGTTGATCCCGGTGCCCAAACCGCAGACCCCACCGGAAACGCCGGTCCAGTCGATGCCCGCGGAAGCGGCGAGCACCATGCCCGCCGAATCGGCGAGCACGATGCCGG carries:
- the lptM gene encoding LPS translocon maturation chaperone LptM, which encodes MKPIRLASLLLLVLPLAACGNKGPLIPVPKPQTPPETPVQSMPAEAASTMPAESASTMPAAPATTMPATPPSAEDDDGTPGKPR